atattctaattttctgagattctgaatttggggttttcataagctgtaagccataatcatcaaaattatatcaaataaaggcttgaaatatcttactttgcttgtaatgagtctatataatatattagtttcaccttttaagttgaattactgaaattaatgaacttttgcacgatattctaatttttcgagtttcacctgtaggctATCTATGCTGCTTTAAATTGATCAGATGAAGGGATCTCTGTAGAGAGGATGTGACACAAACATCCtcctacctccatatacagcctcctgAGGCCGCGTTTCGTACACATGACTTAATGAAGACTCGggcaggcccggactggccatcgggagcttggcctgctgccagccagcgttttttattattttattattattattttatattactacctttaccagttatcatttttgaattcgtcattcaataaaattattattaatattaataacaataaaaaaataaaatcatgaatctgttaagtcttgactggcaaggctacgattcgactttacgcctcagacaaacggttaaacagaataTGTGAGCAGcacccgtctaacgttacattcgtggagaaatcaaaacaataggttactatcgtaaccccggttctctgaaacatcgagtggagagatccacctatgggaagggcatccgcacctgacctctgcagaagcatccaattgcaccaagtctggcctgacagacagaagcgcgtgtccaatgctcggtaaaggacccgccccttaccaagtgcataaaacactcGTACGCGCTATCTTACCTCAGTGAGCATATTCGCTTCTGgtgcagcaagcggggcaagctggtggatctctccactcgatgtttcagagaaccgggttacgatagtaacctattgttctctttcatcatctcgtgttcgagatccacctatgggagataTGGACAGCTCCCCGATTGCCCAATACACTACAATGAGGCCCTGAAAGCCAGAGGACGGTCACCTCGAAGGCGGTGCATGACACGTCACACGGAAACCACCCCACAAAGTGAGGAAGCCACTTTAGCAACAAAGAATAGCATATGGTAACATGCATTCGTGAATAAACCTGACCGCACTCTCATGGTGAATATATGGTGGCAGGTGTAGAGTAGAAACATGCCTAGTGACTTTAAAGTGCTGGACTAGGCAGCCCAGACTTAAGGAGGGGTGGAGGGCCTAAGAGCACAAAGCTACAAAGAGCCGACACCcaggacagaatgagctaccggggtTCTGGTGACATCTAGCCGGTAGTATCTGGCAAACGTATGGGGAGAGGCCCAGCTTGCAGAGGCACATATGTCCTGCAAAGAGACTCCCTTAAATAGAGCCCAAGAGGCAGCcatacctctagtggagtgagctctaATGCCCTCTGGGGGCTGCACTCCCTTTGATTCATATGCCAAAgatatagcttccacaagccaatgagaAAGGCGTTGCTTGGAAATGGGGTTCCCTGAGTGCAGGGGGCCCCAAGAGATGAAAAGCTGGTCGCTTTTTCTAAACGAGCTGGTCCTGTCTAAGTATGACTCGCGAGGGCAAGTACAGGACACAAAGCGTTCAACCTCTGATCCTCTGTGGAGGAGAAAGGAGCTGGGTGGAACGCGGAGAGCTCAATCACCTCACACGTGAATGCCgggaagcattttggcataaaggccgggttgggcctgagaaaaaccttatctccactgagagagaatttagtgcacgagggatgaacagagagtgcatgcatatCACTGACCCGCTTGGCAGATGCCAAGGCCAAGAGCAAAGTCTTGAAAGACACATTCTTAAGGGAAATACTAACCAGGGGCTCAAACGGCTGTTGAGACATTGCGTCCAGCACCAAGGAGAGGTCCCATTCAGGAACGACTCTCCTGGGAACTGGAAGAGAGCGGCGTGCGCCCTTCATAAACCTACGAATAAGGGGGTGTTGCCCCACCGTAGCGCTGTCGAACCCCACATGACATGCAGCGATAGCCGCTAaatagaccttaatagtggaaaaggATCTTCCCTTGTCCATAAGGTCCTGCAAAAAGCATAAGATGTCGGTGATTGAACACTGATATGACGTTACCCGTCGCCCTTCACACCACTCTTCGAACACACGCCACTTACAGTCGTAAAGAGACCGTGGTCGAAGAGGCTCTGGCACactgaatggtggccacaacACGTGGGGAGCCCCAATGTGTTTAAGTTGGCCCTCTCACGGGCCAGGCCCAGAGGGCCACCCTGTCCGGGTGTGGGTGATAAATTTCCCGTTCAGCTTGAGACAAAAGGTCTGTGCGAAGTGGGAGGGGCCATGGCTGGGCATACAGCAGAGGGATAACCTCTGAGAGCCACGGCGCCTTGGGCCACCTGGGAGCTATCAAAATCATGGTCAAGCTCTGTTCCCTCACCCTGGCCAGAGACGGCGTTATGAGGCAAAGGGGAGGAAATGCATAAAGCAGCACGCTGGGCCACGGGTGGGCCAGTGCGTCCACGCCGAGGGGGCGCCCTCGTCCCGTGAGCagaagaacataggacaatgGGCGTTACTGAGGCTGAAGAGATCTACGGTTGGCTGGCCGAACCTCCTCCACAGTAGACACACTATCTGAGGATGGAGGCCAGTCTCCGTGAGAGCCGGTTTCCCTTGACAAGAGGTCTGCGCCCTGTTCAGTATGCCCGGGACATGGGTCAGCCCGTAACGACAGGAAGTGCCGCCTGCTCCATACTAACAGCCTGTGAGCGAGAGCATGCAGCTTGGAGGAGCGCATCCCCCggcggttgatatatgctacAGCTGTCGTGTTGTCGCAGCGCACcagcacatgatgcccctgcaCGCGGGCAGAAAGTGATTCAGAGCCTTCCACACAGTGAGGAgctctaaataatttatatgggcTGAGTGAAGTGTGCTTGGCCACACACCATTCACTGTTCTGCCCTCTTGCATGGCTCCCCATCCTGTTAAGGACGCCGTCTGTCGTCACTACTTTCCGCGAGCATAATCGCCCGAGAGGGGTCCCATGCGCGTAGAACTCTGCGTTCCTCCAGTGGCGCAGCTGCTGTGCACGAGCGCGTCACTGTGACAGAGCGGCGGAGATCGCTTAAAGGGCTGATATGAAGAgttaaaacccacttcatgaatgccctcattctcagaaggcccaaaggcaggACATGTATAGCCGCAGCCATAAGACCCTGTAGCCTGAGACATGCGCGATAAAGTATTCTCGTTCCTTCTTTGAATTGTGAGAGGCAATTCATTAAGGAGAGAACACGCTCTTGTGAGAGACGCGCACACATTGTAACCGAATTCAGCTCCAGGCCCAGAAAAGTAACTCTCTGCGCGGGAGTGAAATTGCTCTTGCTCACGTTCACTCTGAAGCCGAGCGCTGTGATGTGAGCGAGCACACGGGCAGTGTTTTGCAATACGATCTCTCTCGAATCggctataatcagccaatcgcctATGTAAGTCAGGATTTTGAGCCTCACTATTCTCAGCGGGCTAACCCTGCTTCCAGACACGCATACAAAACACTCTTGGACTGAgtgctaggccaaatggaagcaCTGTAAATTCGTAACATATGCCTTGGAAGCCGAAACGAAGAAACTTCCTGTGTGGCGGGTAAATGTTGATGTGGAAAaacgcatctttcagatcgattgACGTGAACCAATCGCTCTGTTTTATTGCACGAGAGAGAACGTTGTgggttaacattctgaaattgtatttccttaaatgtttGTTCAACACTCTGAGATCCAGAATAGGACGAAGTGAACCGTCCTTTTTTGGAATCAGGAAATAACGGGAGTAAAAACCCTGTTGACATTGATGCAGAGGCACCGCTCGCACCGCCCCCTTCTCGAGAAGAGAAGAGATCTCGTCTTTCAGAATGTGCGCGGAGCTCTcttctgtgtgagaaaagataacTCCGCTGAAACGTGGGGGTTTCCTGGCAAACTGAAGTCTGTAGCCCTTTGAAATGGTGCGAATCACCCATTCTGGGGCAGACACAGACTGCCAGGCTGTCACGTGTGACGTGAGAGAGCCCACACTCACCAGCGAGTTGCCTAGGGCAGGCAATACAACCGGATTGTTCATTTGTgatacaatggcgccatctagtggacaacttAGGGGCGACATGTAGAATTTCAGAGGAACAACAGTACTTGGCAGAGCTTTCGCTCTcagtgtttgatatttttgttgttcttgtttttttgttatttttgaaacacacacagggaattgaacctttattgaatgtgtgtgaagtggtTTGTGCAAACTGTGAAGAGACTGTGGTTGAGCACTTTTCAACAGTGGTAGGGCACTCTTGGACAGTGAATTTCCCCCCAGTTCTGGAACTGGAAGCTGGGAGGGGAATTATTTTATGGACCACACCTGAACTTGTGACATGTCCATATTGAACTGGGGTTGGGCACCCGAACGAGGGAAAAGGGGCCCTCGAGCTGAGGACTTCCTCCTTTTGGATAAAGGGGGGGAAAAACTCAAGCTTGTGTCCACTGGGCTGGTCGCCTGAAAACCTGGACCGAGAAGCCCCTGGAGCTGAGCATCAGGTAGGCCTCTTCCTCTTCCCGTCCGGACGGGGTAGAGTGGGTGGGCTTTTTCAGCTGCAGCCGCGCGAAGGATGTCTTACCCCAGGGCTTAGGAGGATGGTTGGGCTGCTGGCTAGGCTGCTGGCTGGGTGGCCTGCTGCAAGCCTTAGGCCTGGCTGTGTTATGGTACGACCGTCCTGTGGCTGGGGCCTGAGGGGGCCGTGCGGGGGGCTGGTGTGGAGTGGCCTTTCTAGGCAGGCACAGTTTAAACGCCTCATCCTCCTTCTTCTTATCATCGCACCGCTGTTGCATAAGTGCAACAGCAGGGCCAAAAAGAGCCTGGCCTGGTTCCACTGGGGCTCCTGCAATGCGTCTTTTCTCGTTGTCGGGCAGACCAGAGAGATTGAGCCAGAGGGCCCGTTCCCCCACAACACATAGGGCCATGGAGCGTCCGCCGGCTTGGACGGCCTGGCGGGCGTTACGAAGGACCAGGTCGTTCACGGTAACGATCTCCTTCCACAGCGTCGGCGATGGCACGCCTTTCTCCAAATGAGTACTCATGTCCTTCAACAGCTCAGCCTGGTAGGCCGAGAGGAGGGAGGAAACATTTAGAGCCTGTACCGCGAGAGCCGAGGCCTTGTACGAGGCCTGGAAGACAGATGCTGAGAAGCGGTCCATCTTATTAGGGAGAACTGGCTTAGGAGGGGCCAGTAACCCTCCCTGCGAGGGGTTAAGGTGTCTGGTGATCGAGGGCTCGATGGTGGGAGGGTCGCCCATGCCACATGCTGCCATATCCTTAACCTCCAGACCCGCTAAGCCGTGCTTAAGATCTAGCGGGTCCTTCCAATAGTGTCGCATGTGCTTAGCGCACGCAGGGAGTACAGGCATGAGCTGCTTCCTAGGACCGGGAGGGGGACCTAGGAGTTTGCCGTCGTACACATCCCTCTCTTGGTCGGCGGCGTTCTGGAGGGCCGGCCATTCCATGCCGAGACGAGCGGCCGCTCGCTCACACACCTCGAGAAGGACCGCGTGCGGCAGTGTAGCCGAGCCGCTAACCGGGGGAGCTTGGGCGGACGGGATGGTTTCCTCGTCGTCCGAGCCCTCAAGTATAGCGGGGTCCTCGTCCTCACCTGAGCCAAGCGGCTCGTAGTCGAACGAGGAAATACCGGGAAGGATTTCCTCGAGTAGGCCCTCGTTAGACTGGTCAGCCCAACTGAGAGCAGGCATGCTCTGGGAAGTCCCCGGAGCTGTAACGCTTTCACCTACTCCAGCATCCGAGTCGTAATGTTCGTCCGTGCTTTGGGAGGATGCAACTTTGAGTCTTCGTCGAAGAAGCTTCCTAGGCAGGGCGAGGCAATGGGTGCAGTTCTCAGGAAGTGAAAGCGCTTCCTGCGCGTGTCTTAGTCCCAAGCACACCACGCAGAAGGGATGGGCATCCCTCGCGGCAATGAGTGAACCGCAGGTGGCAGGGACTGCACGTCCGATGGGTTAGTGGGACCGGAGAGCTTGTGATCCATCGGAGAGGTGAAAGCTGAGAAACAGGCAGGCAGCCTGAGCAAATCCAGGTAGCGAGCGTGGGTGGCTTGCAACCCGAAATAATCGCAACCGTCTGACAATCATGCCTGGCGGAGGCTGATCGAATGGATATTTCCTCCTGTTGACTGTGGTGAAGTCAGCGAAAACCGTAGAGCTGCGAAGCAATGAGGTCACGAGAAGCGAATAacaactgaggtaagatagcgcgtatgagtgttttatgcacttggtaaggggcgggtcccttaccgagcattggacatgcgcttctgtctgtcaggccagacttggtgcaattggatgcttctgcagaggtcaggtgcggatgcccttcccataggtgtatctcgaacacgagatgatgaaagagaacaaatgaatgcacacagaaaactcacagaagaaatgtactgaggtaaaaattctaattgttgttttttttatttacaagatATTTAGTTCACcttaacacaactaagggagctgttttgctgaatattatcacgattgaaaatgttacattgaatttattgttcaataaacaagtagcgtaattaatatttattattaagttacttacattttagacacaaaccatattaacggtttttgttatatttcaccaactaaaatagttccaaaggaaagctacagcagcgcagcgttttgaacgaatcttttatatgaatgactcactaattaagacggtcacttgccgccacctattggcggtttagtttaatgtttaagtattgcatttttttttatattcaaacatttaaaacatcaatctcatcacattatttattgcagtgcacaggacgttatgtgcagacccatttgatattaggactgctttacttctaggttggttgtttatgtttttatgttatggtcatcctgtgaaataaatgtaattgggGGGAGGGGGGACAAGGTTGTcagtgtttctaaattttatttgggtgcataggatggcctagatgggtgtaggatttcccagCCTGACATGGTGTCCCAGCCCGGCCCTGGACTCGGGCACCAATATAAACTCCACTtataatgtgtgcttaaaaggattgtcctttatttttttcacataatgctgccaatcaagaacgacATACCAATAACTCTTTATTTGTGTTTTCaaaattgtggtaatcaacattatggcaaaaaatgctgtttgttgaGCTTTACTATTGAACAAAATATTCCTATAATTTGATAAACCATTGAGGAACAGCACATTTTGCAACCATACTGTAAACGCATGGaattttttgcatatttatttatcgGGTCGTGAATGAGActtggaagaaaagaaaaaaaaaacaagatggaATTTGGAACACCATGTTTATTGTAGAAAAGCGATTGACAGTCTCTAGTAGAGGCGCTGTGGCTTTCCCATGGTGCTCTTGATGTAGAGCGCTCTGACATTCTGCCAGTTCTTTTTCAGCAGAGACACCAGGAAATTCACAGCCAGGTGGATGTTGTAGACCAGCTCTTCCTCAGTCATCTTGATGTGACCAACAGCAACAGCCAGACACAGAACCTGACAATGGCAGACAAaggtcataaatgtaaaaaatgccttGAATTATTCCCCCCCTTTAATAGAATAATCTCAACTCAGAAGTTCCTAAATTTAAGCCTCTCAATCAGCACTTACACATCTTGTATATCCTCTATACAAGATTTTAAGACTTCCCATATATTGCCATGCAAGTTTTGTAAAACACTAACATTCTGcattgagaacacacacacacataccttctTCATCTGGAATTTGATGGTGGATTTCACCTCATCCACCTTGGTGCCCAGGTTCTCATTGTGGGTGAGCAGAGAGGGAaacttccctgctttgttgaGACCAGGGCCCAGGATACGAGGGATCTGCTTGATCAGGGACTCAGAGGCCAGGAAAGCATCATACTTCTTTGCTGAAGAACCAACAAGAGAAATTTTAAAAATAAGCTCTGTCCTAACTGTTACACATTGCCTTGACATTGCACTTTTACCCTAATCATTCGGTTACTTCCCAGTGATAAGAACATTAAACCCTCTCACTTAATGGCATTTATtgaaagggttaattcaccccaaaatgaaatataatttacaaaacgttgttccaaacctgtatgacttttcacTTGGAATAAAAATGTTGGGTagacagggttcccactcttttcaagccacaattttccaggacattttatgcacccaacaagtgtaatatttaagcaaaaacacatccatttaaattgagctttaaaTGGATGTGCTCCATTCTCATTCACCCATATACCATCCTAGAGGTGTTTGGCTCCATCATCTGCTGAAttctagaagaatttctcagctttttTGGAGCAAGAGAACagtgccaaaatgtttaagctcccaaaaatcacaaaatgcagcacaagtaatccagaagactccagtagTACAGTTTTCTggagcgatatgataggtgtgggtgagaaacagatcacttcttgtttttggcaattcgatTCACATCATTCATgctccctactgggcagggagaagaatttcaagcaaataagaactgtttctcacccacacctatcataccacttctgaaaatatggaaatCACACCCtggagttgcatggactactttatgtacattttgtagcttcaaaattgTGCCatccattcgcttgcattgtcaggacctacagagctgaaatattcttccaaaatcataaatgtgttctgcagaacaaagaaattcatacacatttgggatggcatgaggatgagttaatgagaattttcaattttgggtgaacaatccctttaaaagtCATTCTGCCCAACTTCTCTTTTTATGTTCCATGCAAGTCAGCCAGTTAAAAGTGTTTGAAATATTTGTGAGTAAATGACCACTTTCAGATTAACTACCCCCTTTTACTCACTGCCACAGAGGGCACATTCTAGCAAACTACTAAAATTCAGCATCTTGGAAGGAAACTCACCCAGCTTCTTCACCATTTTCTTGTTCTTGTTGAGCTTTTTGAGAGCCTCGATGTCCATGTGTGGGAGATCAGCTGCCTTGGCTTCATCACAATGCTGCTGGTCACCAAGGACGCATACTGAATACTTGGGGCGTGGGGTAGTCTTCAGCCTGCAAGGGTTCAAGAATAATACTGATTGACCACATAGGTATAAATCTCTTTAGACCCCATGTGAGGCAGAACAGAAGAATCTTACCCATACCCCCTCAGCTGGCATCAGGTGTTGATAGCACAGGAACACAACAAAATGGTCGGCTCAAGTATGACAGCATAAACGCCATCATCTTTGGCCTCCCCTCATGTTTTAAGACCCAGGGTAGGGGTCCGTCTGCTTCACCAACCCAAATGTGGTTCAGACAGACTACCCGGGCCTGTTCTCCACTGCCTGCACTTAACCTGCCCACTTGTTCAATTTAACAATCAAGTGGGATAAATTATCCATGACACAATAGCTAAAAGTTTAGTTCAGGCAAAGCAAAGGGCAGACAGAGAGAAGGCTGGGTGATACAGTAAAGTGTCAAACCTGACGGTGCCTGAGAAACGCTTGTCCTTCTGGGGATCGTAGTTCTTCAAGCTGATCTGCAGTTCAACGGTCTCAAgaaacctaaaaaataaaataaattaacaaacactTTTGCATTCAGGTAAGAGCTAcataattattatgcattgtgCGCAAATGACTAAAATATTTGCTTCGTAGTGGTTAAAGCCTTACTTTCTCCTCTTAGCCCTGGAGCCAGACCTGACCTCCCGAACCGCCTCGTACAAAGTGTCTCTTGAGACCTTGCTGTTAACAGAATAAGTGTTAAAAGCAGAACTATAGGCAGCTGTTGCTCATGCGTGTCGCATTGGATAACATGAAGCGATGCCTGCGTTAGCAGACCGGCCGGTAACATgccttctaaaatatttttcgAAGCTCAATATACCAATATTACTGATGTTACGTATGAATAGTAAGCGAATAAACAACTACAATTTAAGATGGTGTTAAAACGTACACAGATTAAGTTGGATTGCATTCCATACTATCTACTACGCTTCGCCATCGGCTCGTGGTTTTCAAATACAAAACACCCAAGTTGTTCGTTTGACATTACTAAGGAATATAAGTATCACAAGTATCAGTTGAAGATTAAAATGCACGGATTAAggaataaacacattaaatataaggTTATCTGAATGTTTTCACGTGCCTCATTTTGCTGCGACCTCACTCCTTTCACAGGAACTCGAAAAAGACTGTATTAAAGGAAGTTGCGCTAAATATACGAGCCCGACTGTCAAAGACGGACTTCCGGTGCCGCCATAGTTGTTGTGGAAAAAATAAGTAATACATTGAAATAACGAgttcaattttaataaaatacacctACAATTCTGAATGTGTATATATTCAATTCGTCACAATTATAAATCTCTAAACATTAAGATAATTTCAGTGCAGGGCATTAAAAATAATCAAGACTGTTGAGTTtaacatttctttaataaatagttcatattaatattaaatatttatataggaAATTAGgcctttttattcattttaatttcatataaatatttattgatagttttttctttaaacactggaccttaaagGTTACttaacttgcactgcacacaaactaatattggcatttatTCATGATGTGCCACAATGAGcctagtttctcccaaggttatttttctccattaactagcatcttatggagttttgtgttccttacaacagtcgccttcagcttgctcacaggggttctatatacagttattatttaattatcattcataatttacaatcatatttaatcaaactacacaatgatcactaagactttatagattagttaaattttttgttaatgcatgattttctgtaaagtggCTTTGAAACTGTGttatgaaaagcgctatacaaataaaaatgacttgagttATACCTTTGATAACAGTTTTATATTACATtcagaaaatatatttacaaaattatacaATCAACTGAAATCCATGTTAACACACAATTGaacaaaaattagcatatttcaaaTGGAAATCCGTTTCAATGCAGCCTGCAgggattttttaagaaaagtctcCTGATAAGACAAGCAACTGGAAAGTGTGTGGTGGCATGCAGCATTCACctgcaacaaataaataaaacaaagtctTTACAAGTTTTCCACTGATTTGCTAGGAACAGTATAAACATGTTAATAAACACTTTTACATGTAAGATTCttcattataataaattaattataatatcaGTGTTAAATCACAACAGAAATTTTAGACAATACAGAAAAAAACATTAGTTTTTTTAGTACCAATGATATCATTATTATgaacaaattacaataattatttattttactcacaTGTGACTGATACTTGGTCAAGACGCTCAGCATCATCTTAGCAAATGGCATTGATTTGCTGAAATATTGAGACTGGCTGCAAAGTTGGTCGGTAAAGAGAGAGAAATCCTCCTCACTCATTTCAagctttaagaaaataaaaagtaaatgctTAAAGACCCTTAACATAGTACTTAAACATCCTATAATGT
This sequence is a window from Xyrauchen texanus isolate HMW12.3.18 chromosome 37, RBS_HiC_50CHRs, whole genome shotgun sequence. Protein-coding genes within it:
- the LOC127631060 gene encoding 60S ribosomal protein L10a-like, coding for MSKVSRDTLYEAVREVRSGSRAKRRKFLETVELQISLKNYDPQKDKRFSGTVRLKTTPRPKYSVCVLGDQQHCDEAKAADLPHMDIEALKKLNKNKKMVKKLAKKYDAFLASESLIKQIPRILGPGLNKAGKFPSLLTHNENLGTKVDEVKSTIKFQMKKVLCLAVAVGHIKMTEEELVYNIHLAVNFLVSLLKKNWQNVRALYIKSTMGKPQRLY